In the genome of Croceimicrobium hydrocarbonivorans, one region contains:
- a CDS encoding MBL fold metallo-hydrolase, translating into MKAFLRVLKKLGLAILALVLLFSLALVLFLSFSPQIGQHPVGEDLERISQSPHWEEDHFENLIPTSVGSLKDVLGTLGDYLNAENTSPEDSLPVQFGLNDAQSDSLTYITWYGHSAFLFEMDGKKILIDPMLGDYSAPISFGSKRFPYKEAIPIEELKDIDAVILSHDHYDHLDYPSIMALNNEVGHFYTALGVGSHLKSWGIEADRITELDWWEEGSLEDLKLVACPSRHFSGRSLVHRNSSQWASWVLIGQKRRIYFSGDGGYGPHFKEIGAKYGPFDLAMMECGQYNEAWSEIHMMPEESVIAGMEVKGQLLMPIHWGAFQLALHSWTDPIVRFQAKAKEEGQEMIHPMIGERFALELDRPKTEWWLDL; encoded by the coding sequence ATGAAAGCATTCTTAAGGGTTCTGAAGAAACTAGGTCTGGCGATTCTGGCCTTAGTGCTTCTATTTAGCTTGGCGCTAGTACTTTTCTTAAGTTTTTCACCTCAAATTGGTCAGCATCCGGTGGGAGAGGATTTGGAACGCATTTCCCAATCGCCCCATTGGGAGGAAGATCATTTCGAAAATCTCATTCCCACTTCCGTAGGTTCATTGAAAGATGTTTTGGGTACCCTGGGAGATTATCTCAATGCTGAAAACACCTCACCAGAGGATAGTTTGCCGGTTCAATTTGGCCTTAATGATGCTCAAAGCGATAGCCTCACTTACATCACCTGGTACGGGCATTCGGCTTTCCTTTTTGAAATGGATGGCAAAAAGATATTAATTGATCCTATGTTAGGTGATTATTCGGCCCCTATTAGCTTTGGCTCCAAGCGCTTCCCCTATAAGGAGGCTATTCCCATCGAGGAGCTTAAGGATATTGATGCTGTTATTCTTTCGCATGACCATTATGATCATCTGGACTATCCCAGTATTATGGCTCTTAATAATGAAGTAGGACATTTTTATACCGCTCTGGGAGTGGGCTCTCACCTGAAATCGTGGGGCATTGAAGCGGATCGCATTACTGAATTAGACTGGTGGGAGGAAGGTTCTTTAGAAGACTTAAAATTGGTGGCCTGTCCATCCCGACATTTCTCAGGTCGTAGTCTTGTACATCGCAATAGCTCTCAATGGGCCTCCTGGGTATTAATTGGCCAAAAACGACGTATTTACTTTAGTGGCGATGGCGGCTATGGTCCTCACTTCAAGGAGATTGGGGCTAAGTATGGACCTTTTGATTTGGCCATGATGGAATGCGGGCAGTATAATGAGGCCTGGAGTGAAATTCATATGATGCCCGAAGAAAGTGTGATCGCCGGGATGGAAGTTAAAGGTCAGTTACTAATGCCCATTCATTGGGGGGCTTTTCAATTGGCTTTGCATAGCTGGACGGACCCCATTGTGCGCTTTCAGGCTAAAGCCAAAGAAGAAGGGCAGGAAATGATTCATCCTATGATTGGCGAACGCTTTGCCTTAGAGTTGGATCGTCCGAAAACGGAATGGTGGTTAGATCTATAA
- a CDS encoding PrsW family intramembrane metalloprotease, with amino-acid sequence MGWFFPIIALFIAFIWIRYFRDIDIFEREKWGPMVLSFFLGACSVALVFWISPLLGKALGIKLSGNWLDDFLFIFIQVAGLEELAKVLAFGLSFLLMRKQFNEPLDYLIYCSLSALGFSAFENILYFNSAGASIIVARGILSTVGHMFNTALFAYGIILFRFRYNKSRPALILLFFILAALAHTFYNFPLMHQGMRIYGYLLTLIYFLSTISIYAAILNNALNQSPFFSYQKVIDSTTVSSRLLTSYILLFFIQLGLMYWEDRDLGYSLMRFKEDMITTGFVVLVSSVRLSRFLLIKGRWHPLRLELPFSFGHTGLGSSILSHRFRIKGDAYNAVYLHRYWHQWVWIRPVPGQEEFPLENARAYIESKHFIQGDLAVYKVQVEQEGSLQYFGIAPKLRGSQFIGDEKFPIAALFEWPDTLDEPAVLAKTKAKKLKLLGWVALIPSPESDSLLES; translated from the coding sequence ATGGGCTGGTTCTTTCCCATTATAGCGCTTTTTATCGCCTTTATCTGGATTCGTTATTTCCGCGATATCGACATTTTTGAGCGAGAAAAATGGGGGCCAATGGTCCTCAGCTTCTTTTTAGGAGCCTGCTCCGTAGCCTTGGTCTTTTGGATCAGTCCGCTGCTTGGCAAAGCCCTAGGAATAAAACTGAGCGGTAATTGGCTGGATGATTTCCTTTTCATATTTATTCAGGTGGCCGGCTTGGAAGAACTGGCCAAAGTTTTAGCCTTTGGACTAAGTTTCCTCTTAATGCGCAAGCAATTCAATGAACCCCTTGATTATCTAATCTATTGTTCTTTAAGTGCTTTGGGCTTTTCGGCCTTCGAGAATATTCTGTATTTCAATAGTGCAGGAGCCTCCATTATAGTCGCGAGGGGAATTCTCTCTACGGTAGGACATATGTTTAATACGGCGCTCTTTGCCTATGGAATTATCTTGTTTCGCTTTCGTTACAATAAGTCTCGACCGGCCCTAATCCTTCTCTTTTTTATACTGGCTGCCTTGGCCCATACTTTCTACAATTTCCCCTTAATGCATCAGGGGATGCGCATTTATGGCTACCTGCTAACTCTAATTTATTTCCTCAGTACCATCAGCATTTATGCGGCCATTCTCAACAATGCCCTCAATCAATCCCCCTTCTTTAGCTATCAAAAGGTAATTGATTCAACCACGGTAAGCAGTCGATTACTGACTTCCTATATTCTCTTGTTTTTTATTCAGTTAGGACTGATGTATTGGGAAGACCGCGATTTAGGCTATAGCCTGATGCGCTTTAAGGAGGATATGATTACCACGGGCTTTGTGGTGCTGGTAAGCAGTGTTCGCCTTAGTCGCTTTTTACTGATCAAAGGAAGATGGCATCCATTAAGACTCGAATTGCCCTTTAGCTTTGGTCATACAGGATTGGGAAGCTCCATTTTATCTCACCGATTTCGTATCAAGGGCGATGCTTACAATGCGGTGTATTTGCATCGTTATTGGCATCAATGGGTTTGGATAAGGCCTGTTCCAGGACAGGAAGAATTTCCATTAGAGAATGCCCGTGCCTATATTGAATCCAAGCATTTTATTCAGGGCGATTTAGCAGTTTATAAAGTTCAGGTCGAACAGGAGGGGAGCTTACAATACTTTGGGATCGCGCCTAAACTGCGGGGCAGCCAGTTTATTGGGGATGAGAAATTCCCGATAGCCGCTTTGTTCGAATGGCCAGATACATTGGACGAGCCTGCAGTTTTAGCCAAAACAAAGGCGAAGAAATTAAAGCTATTAGGATGGGTAGCTTTAATTCCTTCGCCAGAAAGTGATTCGCTTTTAGAATCTTAA
- a CDS encoding response regulator: MFKTLQFRILRGFIIIMALFVFWGFAYHLFDTRREDLNALINQSREIQRKQLFNIQNFQLFQLLGYKDTVLYQSGKQEYLEVFRSNTLDLKKEVKELQSWAIAEDLPYQKLALLEESLNRLNDSVAKLSSLYIQRGFKDFGLEGQMREAIHLIEEEELLPPELYLSFRRHEKDFINRNQWEYVKLFNKQYQRLLREMEIIPGSRLDSLLSAYRLAFNQFAAVQAQISLEGKKGLVETIANMNTDLEAEFDLALSGINKELNALQTQVDKLINILGVLMILLILIYSYSLSRRISGDLKEFGDALRKYTSSDFKTRGLFKDLKSGTLEVQELLEDFRKMNQKLQASLTELKLAARKSERTAKVKSYFLANMSHEIRTPLNGVLGMIHLLKDTHDPAQRAEYMRTIEFSAEHLGDLVNMILDFSKIDAGKMELNPQSMNLEEVIHNLVQMFRFKAEENHNKLILDQDSALEHLIIADSLRLQQIFINLISNALKFTKDGEVRIIIRELSTDNEATCKLYFAVQDSGIGIPEKKLKSLFDAYSQTDRSIQKEFGGTGLGLAITHELIKLMGSQLEVKSRIAIGSTFSFSLEFPKGSAKLNDLDNPYQSPSHLSQKVLVAEDNEVNQKVLGLLLERQGLNVHLVKNGKEALEAYVGEDFGLILMDLQMPIMDGLEATREIIASAKYQSRPCPIVAVTANAFEEDKREALLMGCQDFIPKPIKPDELHRVLRKYLILNSLS, encoded by the coding sequence ATGTTCAAGACCTTACAGTTTCGGATTTTACGCGGTTTTATCATCATCATGGCCCTCTTTGTTTTTTGGGGCTTTGCTTACCATCTCTTTGATACTCGCCGAGAAGATTTAAATGCCCTGATCAATCAAAGTCGGGAAATCCAAAGAAAGCAATTATTCAACATTCAAAATTTCCAGCTTTTTCAGCTCTTGGGCTATAAAGATACAGTCCTCTATCAAAGTGGAAAACAAGAGTACCTTGAAGTTTTTCGGAGCAATACCTTAGACCTAAAAAAGGAGGTTAAAGAATTACAAAGCTGGGCCATTGCTGAGGATTTGCCCTACCAGAAGCTCGCTCTTTTAGAAGAATCCCTGAATCGTTTGAATGATTCGGTCGCCAAATTAAGTAGTCTTTATATCCAAAGAGGTTTCAAGGATTTTGGTTTGGAAGGGCAGATGCGCGAAGCCATTCATTTAATAGAAGAGGAAGAATTACTGCCGCCGGAGCTATATTTAAGCTTTCGTCGACATGAAAAGGATTTTATAAATCGTAATCAATGGGAGTATGTAAAACTCTTTAATAAGCAGTATCAAAGGCTTCTTAGGGAAATGGAAATAATCCCCGGTAGTCGATTAGACAGTCTCTTAAGTGCTTATCGTTTGGCATTTAATCAGTTTGCTGCCGTTCAGGCCCAGATCAGCTTAGAGGGCAAAAAAGGCTTGGTGGAAACCATTGCCAATATGAATACCGATTTGGAAGCCGAATTTGATTTAGCCTTATCCGGTATCAATAAAGAGCTCAATGCTTTGCAAACTCAGGTGGATAAACTGATTAATATCCTGGGGGTTCTTATGATTCTGCTCATCTTAATTTACAGTTATAGCCTGTCGCGTCGCATTAGTGGCGACCTCAAGGAGTTTGGTGATGCCTTGCGGAAGTACACCAGTAGTGACTTTAAAACACGGGGTTTATTCAAGGATCTTAAAAGCGGCACCCTGGAAGTACAAGAACTGCTGGAGGATTTCCGAAAGATGAACCAAAAATTACAGGCCAGTTTAACTGAGCTCAAACTAGCGGCCCGTAAATCAGAGCGAACGGCCAAGGTGAAATCCTATTTCCTGGCTAATATGAGTCATGAAATTCGCACTCCACTTAATGGGGTCTTGGGGATGATTCACCTTTTAAAGGACACCCATGATCCTGCCCAGCGCGCGGAATACATGCGAACCATCGAGTTCTCAGCTGAGCATTTGGGGGATCTGGTGAACATGATTTTAGATTTTTCCAAGATCGATGCAGGCAAAATGGAATTGAATCCTCAAAGCATGAATTTGGAGGAGGTGATCCATAATCTGGTACAGATGTTCCGCTTTAAAGCCGAAGAGAACCATAATAAATTGATTCTCGATCAAGATTCGGCTTTAGAGCATTTAATTATTGCCGATAGCCTGCGTTTGCAACAGATCTTCATTAATCTGATTAGCAATGCCCTGAAGTTTACCAAGGATGGTGAGGTACGGATCATTATTCGGGAATTATCTACTGATAATGAGGCCACCTGCAAGCTTTACTTCGCTGTTCAAGATTCTGGTATTGGCATTCCTGAAAAGAAGCTTAAAAGCCTGTTTGATGCTTATTCCCAAACGGATCGCAGTATTCAGAAGGAATTCGGAGGAACCGGATTAGGCTTAGCCATCACCCATGAACTGATCAAATTAATGGGCTCACAATTGGAAGTGAAGAGCCGCATTGCTATTGGCAGTACTTTCTCCTTTAGCCTCGAATTCCCAAAAGGATCTGCCAAATTGAATGATTTGGATAATCCCTACCAGTCACCCTCACATTTAAGTCAGAAGGTTTTAGTGGCCGAAGACAATGAGGTGAACCAAAAGGTACTGGGCTTGCTTTTAGAACGCCAGGGACTTAATGTACACTTGGTTAAAAATGGCAAAGAGGCTCTGGAAGCCTATGTGGGGGAGGATTTCGGATTAATCCTGATGGATTTGCAAATGCCCATTATGGATGGCTTGGAGGCCACGCGTGAGATTATTGCCAGCGCTAAATATCAAAGTCGACCTTGTCCTATCGTTGCGGTTACCGCTAATGCCTTTGAAGAGGATAAACGTGAAGCTTTGCTGATGGGTTGCCAGGACTTTATCCCTAAACCCATTAAACCGGATGAATTACATCGCGTCCTGCGCAAATATCTTATTCTGAACTCCCTGAGCTAG
- a CDS encoding AI-2E family transporter: MKLQDRIIARIPEISLLAGGLLLLYFYGIFLPFFLALALAYGIGPIIQKWQKLFRNWELSVGLFLLSLGLVLVLFLSISAGFIARDMQRFNQSFSLLLEENQSQLDAGAQKVQAWMSEFVDSTDLEQKIRQQIASFSSGDSAKSGLSLSMENISAGFSKLQSFFKSKPTEADKGFQLPQFGFWYQFGSFLLYFVLILFYYPYFESLRERYHNPGLSRNWQQFWTDFNQSFVRYFKLRTRIVLWESLLFLVAFLILDLPGTYLYLILIVLLLYIPYLHYLLLIPMALSGLVLSMELTWPYWMVMSIIVGVFILGSILEEALLIPKIMERHIGLNPVIMVLGLSFWTYLLDFTGVLIGIPLTSLGLIYLKRFILPQWFPASSGSSE, from the coding sequence ATGAAATTACAGGATCGAATCATTGCCCGAATCCCCGAAATAAGTCTTTTAGCCGGAGGCCTTCTACTCCTCTACTTTTATGGCATATTCCTCCCCTTTTTTCTGGCCCTGGCTTTAGCCTATGGTATTGGACCCATTATTCAGAAATGGCAAAAACTCTTTCGGAATTGGGAGCTTAGTGTAGGTCTATTTCTACTGAGCTTAGGCTTAGTCTTGGTGCTATTCCTCAGTATTAGCGCCGGTTTTATTGCTCGTGACATGCAGCGCTTTAATCAAAGTTTTAGTCTCCTTCTGGAGGAAAATCAAAGTCAACTGGATGCTGGAGCGCAAAAGGTTCAGGCTTGGATGAGTGAATTTGTAGATAGCACCGATCTGGAACAAAAGATTCGTCAACAAATAGCTAGTTTCTCTTCTGGCGATAGTGCAAAAAGCGGTTTATCGCTAAGCATGGAAAATATCAGTGCCGGCTTTAGTAAACTGCAGTCCTTTTTTAAATCAAAGCCGACTGAGGCAGATAAAGGTTTTCAATTACCTCAATTCGGTTTTTGGTATCAATTCGGTTCCTTCCTGCTCTATTTTGTACTCATCCTTTTTTACTATCCCTATTTCGAATCGCTGCGCGAACGTTATCATAATCCGGGCTTATCCCGCAATTGGCAACAGTTCTGGACCGACTTCAATCAGAGTTTTGTGCGGTACTTCAAGTTGAGGACTCGCATTGTTCTTTGGGAAAGCCTGCTCTTTTTAGTAGCCTTCCTAATTCTGGATTTACCCGGAACTTATCTTTATTTAATTCTCATCGTCCTCCTACTCTATATTCCTTATTTACATTACCTACTACTGATCCCCATGGCTCTATCCGGATTAGTCCTGAGCATGGAATTAACCTGGCCATATTGGATGGTGATGAGCATCATTGTCGGGGTTTTCATCTTGGGATCTATTCTAGAAGAAGCCCTTTTAATCCCGAAAATCATGGAACGCCATATTGGATTAAACCCTGTAATAATGGTACTGGGGCTGAGTTTCTGGACTTACTTATTAGACTTTACCGGCGTTTTGATTGGCATACCCTTAACCAGCTTAGGCTTGATATACCTAAAGCGTTTTATACTACCGCAATGGTTTCCTGCTAGCTCAGGGAGTTCAGAATAA
- a CDS encoding META domain-containing protein has product MRNPVKLFFLFALALFGSCGLLNNGSTDSSYWAGQYEAFIHQDTLFYSMEIKISADAQVKIAAYDWRFRKLEEYSTIASIDPKGSLQINWGDAVFHIDSGMHNTGNEHWPDFYWNDVQSHYQINERQWDLNLMEGFHDVLSSKEPITLFTQGDTLFGGFASCNSYGGELILKEPSQMEFKQIHSTLLFCESMELEEQFFEKLKEVRSYKMVDAEHLQLKNVNGVSVLFFKRHSWLR; this is encoded by the coding sequence ATGCGAAATCCAGTCAAGCTCTTTTTCCTATTTGCCCTTGCCTTATTTGGCTCCTGTGGACTTCTAAATAATGGATCCACAGATAGCTCTTATTGGGCTGGTCAGTATGAAGCCTTTATCCATCAGGACACACTGTTTTACAGTATGGAGATAAAGATTTCTGCCGATGCTCAGGTTAAAATCGCAGCTTATGATTGGCGATTTCGAAAACTAGAGGAATACAGTACTATTGCCAGCATTGACCCTAAAGGTAGCTTGCAAATAAACTGGGGGGATGCTGTATTTCATATTGATTCTGGAATGCATAATACCGGCAATGAGCACTGGCCGGATTTTTACTGGAATGATGTGCAATCACATTATCAAATCAATGAAAGACAATGGGACCTAAATCTGATGGAAGGTTTCCATGATGTGCTATCCAGTAAAGAACCAATAACCTTATTTACTCAAGGCGATACTTTATTCGGTGGATTTGCCAGCTGTAATAGCTATGGCGGCGAATTGATTTTAAAAGAACCCAGTCAAATGGAGTTTAAGCAGATTCATAGCACGCTGCTCTTTTGCGAATCCATGGAATTAGAAGAGCAGTTTTTCGAAAAGCTAAAAGAAGTTCGTTCCTATAAAATGGTGGATGCGGAACATTTGCAATTGAAAAATGTAAATGGTGTGAGTGTCCTATTTTTCAAGCGTCATAGCTGGTTACGCTAA
- a CDS encoding 3-oxoacyl-ACP synthase III family protein: MKRTIIAGVGHYVPENVVTNLDLSQIMDTSDEWIQERTGIKERRWVRSDGDETTSSMGTIAAQRAIADAGLEPNDIDFIVFATLSPDYYFPGPGVQVQENLGIDTVGALDVRNQCSGFIYGLSVADQFIKTGMYKNVLLIGSELHSGGLDKTTRGRGVSVIFGDGAGAVVLQASDDHSKGVLTTKLHSEGKHAKELALLGPSTSHWVDRIIEENNPEDLSYYPYMNGNFVFKHAVTRFQEVIHEALNEAGKSPEDLDLLIPHQANLRISQYVQAKMGLGADKVFNNIMKYGNTTAASIPIALSEAKAEGRLKEGDLLCLAAFGSGFTWGSALIQF, translated from the coding sequence ATGAAAAGAACAATTATAGCCGGGGTTGGACACTATGTTCCAGAAAATGTAGTAACCAACCTCGACCTCTCTCAAATTATGGACACTTCTGACGAATGGATTCAGGAGCGTACCGGTATTAAAGAACGTCGTTGGGTTCGCTCCGATGGCGATGAAACCACTTCCAGCATGGGCACTATCGCTGCGCAAAGAGCGATTGCCGATGCAGGATTGGAGCCCAATGATATCGACTTTATCGTTTTTGCCACCTTGTCTCCGGATTATTATTTCCCAGGACCTGGGGTGCAAGTGCAAGAGAATTTAGGGATCGACACTGTAGGGGCATTAGACGTACGTAATCAGTGTAGTGGCTTTATTTACGGACTTTCCGTTGCCGATCAGTTTATCAAAACTGGCATGTATAAAAATGTGCTGCTAATTGGCTCTGAACTGCATAGCGGTGGTTTGGATAAAACAACTCGTGGTCGTGGTGTATCCGTGATCTTTGGTGATGGTGCCGGAGCAGTTGTTTTACAAGCCAGTGATGATCATAGCAAAGGAGTATTAACTACCAAATTGCATTCGGAAGGCAAGCATGCCAAGGAATTAGCCTTATTAGGTCCTTCTACCTCCCATTGGGTAGATCGTATCATTGAAGAAAATAATCCTGAAGATTTAAGCTATTACCCTTATATGAACGGGAACTTCGTGTTTAAGCATGCCGTTACTCGTTTCCAGGAGGTTATTCACGAGGCCTTAAATGAAGCGGGCAAAAGCCCCGAAGATCTGGACCTTTTAATTCCACATCAAGCTAATTTGCGCATCTCCCAATATGTGCAAGCTAAAATGGGCTTGGGAGCCGATAAGGTATTTAACAATATCATGAAGTACGGTAATACCACCGCTGCTTCCATTCCGATTGCCTTAAGTGAAGCTAAAGCGGAAGGTCGACTCAAAGAAGGCGATCTCCTCTGCCTGGCAGCCTTTGGTAGTGGATTTACCTGGGGCAGTGCCCTGATCCAGTTTTAA